A part of Carettochelys insculpta isolate YL-2023 chromosome 1, ASM3395843v1, whole genome shotgun sequence genomic DNA contains:
- the B3GALT5 gene encoding beta-1,3-galactosyltransferase 5: MALKKYRIIFCLVTLAFVCSVFIHLNLTEICMFYQKREEATFLTSIIDTGNFSYLPDIDCSRTPPFLVLLVTSSPGQYAARMAVRQTWGKHRVVAGNHIVTYFLLGTTTNQSDQTGIISETQKFRDIIQKNFLDTYYNLTLKTMMGIEWVHKFCSQSKFVMKTDTDMFVNIFHLNELLLRKNRSTRFFTGLLKMNDSPIRNIFSKWYVTRKEYPGSRYPPFCSGTGYVFSTDVASQVYNISKSIPFIKLEDVFIGLCLDKLKISLEELHSEQTFFADRVKFSICRFKKIVTSHGIKPYELLIYWDALERSIDEKCPDV, translated from the coding sequence ATGGCTTTGAAGAAATACAGAATTATTTTTTGCTTAGTAACACTGGCCTTTGTTTGTTCAGTTTTTATCCATCTGAATTTGACTGAAATCTGTATGTTCTATCAAAAGAGGGAAGAGGCCACATTCTTGACTTCCATAATAGATACCGGAAACTTTTCATATTTGCCGGATATAGATTGCAGTAGGACTCCTCCCTTCCTGGTACTCCTTGTGACATCATCACCTGGCCAATATGCAGCTAGGATGGCTGTCCGTCAAACATGGGGGAAACACAGAGTAGTTGCTGGCAACCACATTGTGACGTATTTTCTTCTGGGGACGACCACGAACCAAAGTGATCAAACGGGTATTATTTCTGAAACTCAGAAATTTAGAGATATCATCCAGAAGAATTTTTTAGATACCTATTACAATTTGACTTTAAAGACAATGATGGGAATTGAATGGGTTCACAAATTTTGCAGTCAGTCCAAGTTCGTGATGAAAACAGATACGGATATGTTTGTCAATATCTTTCACCTAAATGAACttcttttaagaaaaaacagaagcACTAGATTCTTCACAGGCCTTTTAAAGATGAATGATTCCCCAATACGAAACATATTCAGTAAATGGTATGTGACCAGAAAAGAATATCCAGGAAGCAGGTATCCTCCATTTTGTTCAGGGACTGGTTATGTCTTCTCCACTGATGTTGCTAGTCAGGTTTATAATATTTCAAAAAGTATCCCTTTTATTAAACTGGAGGATGTTTTCATAGGACTGTGTCTTGATAAACTAAAAATCAGCCTTGAGGAACTTCATTCAGAACAGACATTCTTTGCAGATAGAGTTAAGTTTTCTATTTGTCGCTTCAAGAAAATTGTGACATCCCATGGTATTAAACCTTATGAGCTATTGATTTACTGGGATGCATTGGAGAGATCAATAGATGAAAAATGCCCAGATGTTTGA